The following coding sequences lie in one Lytechinus pictus isolate F3 Inbred unplaced genomic scaffold, Lp3.0 scaffold_20, whole genome shotgun sequence genomic window:
- the LOC135157954 gene encoding excitatory amino acid transporter 2-like, with the protein MGDVDACEVESGKQEYTLRPRNRDWKERTKVWFKRNLLIIFTVVSVFVGVFLGMGLRAAEPSKDAILLIGFPGDVLMRLLKMLILPLIVSSLITGLTGLDARSSGKLGGRALLYYFCTTCIAVIIGIILVVAIRPGRENIKKNLGDGNQVKELTTLDAFLDLLR; encoded by the exons ATGGGCGACGTCGACGCATGCGAAGTGGAGAGCGGGAAGCAGGAGTACACTCTAAGGCCACGGAACCGGGACTGGAAGGAGAGGACCAAGGTCTGGTTCAAGCGGAACCTCCTGATCATCTTCACGGTAGTGTCAGTATTTGTTGGAGTCTTCCTGGGGATGGGGCTAAGGGCGGCAGAACCTTCTAAAGATGCCATCCTTCTGATTGGATTCCCAGGGGATGTCCTCATGAGGCTCCTGAAGATGCTCATCCTACCCCTCATCGTCTCCAGCTTGATTACAG GTCTGACCGGTCTTGACGCCAGATCGAGTGGAAAGTTGGGCGGGAGGGCGCTGTTGTACTACTTCTGCACGACCTGCATCGCTGTCATCATTGGAATTATCCTGGTGGTCGCCATCCGCCCCGGGAGAGAGAACATCAAGAAGAACCTCGGAGACGGTAACCAAGTGAAGGAGCTAACGACCTTAGATGCATTCCTCGACCTCCTCAGGTAA